The Prochlorococcus marinus CUG1417 genome includes the window ATTAGTGCGTTACAACAGAATGAAGAAAACTATTATCTCTTTATTTTATAGAAACGATCGATTAAGGTATTTAGATTGAAGTCACAAAAATAACCTAGCTGACATCACCTTTCAAAAATCTCTTTAATAAATGAAAGAAATATCTTTAATCAAACATGCCAAAGGAGCTTTAGGGTTAAGGATTTTTGGATTAGGTCCTAATCTTAAACCAACAAATGGATTAATTAAGCTACAAAAATTGCTAGATACCAATGCTTTCTGGGCAAAGCATAGAACAATCAATGATCTAAAAAAATGTCTTGCTAACAGTGATGTAGTAATAAGTCTTTGGGTTGGTAACGAAATAGTTGGTTTTGGTAGGGCTTTAACCGATGGGATTTACCGCGGAGTGCTTTGGGATATTGTTATAGATCAAAATCACCAAGGCAAAGGTTTTGGCACATTAATTTTAAAAAATCTTTTATCTTCTAAAAAAATTAAAAATACAAAAAAATTATATTTAATGACAACAAATAAAAAATTGTTTTATTCTAAATTTGATTTTAAAGAAGTTTCTTCTCAAAATTTATTGATTCGTGAAATATAAAGCACTCTGTTTCTAAAAAAAACAAAATCAAGATATAAATTTACTATAAAGCCATCTTATGAAAGGTCCTAAAATAGGAACTGGTCCAAAAGTTGGGCCGCAAAAATCAAAGTAATCTCTATGCTCTTTGATTAATCCATTTTCACCAAATAATAAACGAGTAGTTCCAGGATAAATGAATTCTTTACCCATAATTTTTAAACCCATTGTCCATTCAACAAATCCACAATCCCCAGTTATGGAAATTGCATGAGTTTCTAAAAAAACATCA containing:
- a CDS encoding nuclear transport factor 2 family protein — translated: MTRVISIEDLKGLFTKPYGIDAPTKQKWAEFYNENVIFTDPTQETEGLDSYVKAQEKLVKRCDDVFLETHAISITGDCGFVEWTMGLKIMGKEFIYPGTTRLLFGENGLIKEHRDYFDFCGPTFGPVPILGPFIRWLYSKFIS
- a CDS encoding GNAT family N-acetyltransferase; translation: MKEISLIKHAKGALGLRIFGLGPNLKPTNGLIKLQKLLDTNAFWAKHRTINDLKKCLANSDVVISLWVGNEIVGFGRALTDGIYRGVLWDIVIDQNHQGKGFGTLILKNLLSSKKIKNTKKLYLMTTNKKLFYSKFDFKEVSSQNLLIREI